A genome region from Bufo gargarizans isolate SCDJY-AF-19 chromosome 2, ASM1485885v1, whole genome shotgun sequence includes the following:
- the PI4K2B gene encoding phosphatidylinositol 4-kinase type 2-beta, protein MAEKKPEERGASPPLLVFLEPSAEGGEATAAPVTAQAGRAAPGSAVRFFAGGVREDEAGEEEPLLKRSGATSPKSGRKGRPRLSSSSDRESLLSSAGHGNEELNVILDDIEFADIIHRAEQAIDSGVFPERISQGSSGSYFVKDPKGKIIGVFKPKSEEPYGHLNPKWTKYFHKVCCPCCFGRGCLVPNQGYLSEAGAYLVDEKLGLGVVPKTKVVWLVSETFNYSAIDRAKSRGKKYALEKVPKVGRKFHRIGLPPKFGSFQLFVDGYKEADHWLRRFETEPLPENTRKQLQSQFERLVILDYVIRNTDRGNDNWLIRYESQEDNIEGSEKDPDGPVSKEWTDKEPIIKIAAIDNGLAFPFKHPDEWRAYPFLWAWLSQAKVPFSQETKDLILPRISDMNFVQDLCEDLYELFKTDKGFDKATFEKQMSVMRGQILNLTQALKDEKSPIQLVQMPKVVVERSQTGSQGRIVHLSNAFTQTFHCRKPFFTSW, encoded by the exons ATGGCGGAGAAGAAGCCGGAAGAACGGGGGGCTTCCCCGCCTTTGTTGGTGTTCCTGGAGCCGTCTGCGGAGGGTGGTGAAGCGACAGCGGCTCCGGTCACTGCACAGGCGGGCAGAGCGGCACCGGGAAGTGCTGTGCGGTTTTTCGCTGGAGGAGTTCGGGAAGATGAAGCAGGAGAGGAAGAGCCGCTGCTGAAGAGGTCCGGTGCCACCTCCCCGAAGTCCGGGAGGAAGGGGAGACCGCGGCTCAGCTCCTCCTCAGACCGGGAGAGCCTGCTGTCCAGTGCCG gccaCGGCAATGAAGAGCTGAACGTCATACTGGATGATATTGAATTTGCTGATATAATTCACCGAGCGGAGCAGGCGATTGACAGCGGTGTCTTTCCCGAAAGGATATCCCAGGGCTCAAGTGGAAGCTACTTTGTTAAAGATCCAAAGGGG aaaATAATTGGAGTATTTAAACCAAAATCAGAAGAGCCTTATGGTCACCTTAACCCAAAATGGACCAAATATTTTCATAAAGTTTGCTGTCCCTGCTGCTTTGGCCGTGGTTGCCTTGTTCCGAACCAGGGGTACCTGTCTGAAGCTGGAGCGTATTTAGTCGATGAAAAACTTGGATTAGGAGTTGTACCCAAAACCAAG gtAGTCTGGCTTGTCAGTGAAACCTTCAACTACAGTGCAATAGATCGCGCAAAATCCAGAGGCAAGAAATATGCTTTGGAAAAAGTGCCAAAAGTTGGTCGAAAATTTCACCGTATAGGTTTACCGCCCAAG TTTGGCTCCTTTCAGCTTTTTGTAGATGGGTATAAGGAAGCGGACCACTGGCTGAGGAGGTTTGAAACCGAACCTTTACCCGAGAACACAAGAAAGCAGCTGCAGTCTCAGTTCGAGAGGCTAGTGATTTTAGACTATGTCATTAGAAATACGG ACAGAGGCAATGATAACTGGTTAATTCGATATGAAAGCCAGGAGGATAACATTGAAGGATCTGAGAAAGACCCTGATGGTCCTGTATCCAAG GAATGGACTGATAAAGAACCAATTATTAAAATCGCAGCGATTGACAATGGTCTGGCATTTCCATTTAAGCACCCGGATGAATGGCGAGCGT ATCCTTTCCTCTGGGCTTGGCTTTCTCAAGCGAAGGTTCCCTTTAGTCAGGAAACAAAGGACCTGATTCTTCCTCGCATCTCTGACATGAACTTTGTTCAGGACCTTTGTGAAGATCTGTATGAGCTCTTCAAG ACTGATAAAGGATTTGACAAGGCGACATTCGAGAAGCAGATGTCTGTAATGAGAGGACAG ATCCTGAATCTGACTCAGGCGTTAAAGGATGAGAAGTCTCCCATTCAGCTGGTCCAGATGCCTAAAGTAGTGGTGGAGCGAAGCCAGACTGGAAGCCAGGGCAGGATCGTTCACCTGAGCAATGCGTTCACACAGACTTTCCACTGCAGAAAGCCGTTCTTTACCTCCTGGTAG